Below is a genomic region from Pyramidobacter piscolens W5455.
GCGGACAAAAAGAGAACGCCGCGTTGTGATTTTTGGCATGTGTTTCTCGGTTTTGCCGGAAAATTTTGAGCGTACTCTCGAAGCCGTAAAACAATAAGGCAGGAACGCTCCTTTGCAAACGATTCTTTCGGACGGAATTAATGATTTACGACGAAGCAGAACTTTCGGATAGCCCAAGGCGCGGCAAAACGCTTTCTTAAGGGTAATACTGTTCATAAATGCAAATTGACTTTTCAAAAGCCGGATGATATTTTAAATTGAGCATAAAAACTATAACCGTTATTAACGGTTGAGAGGGAGCGATCGTTTCATGAACAGAAAACGGGTTGCGGTTCTGGCGGGTATGGCAGTGCTTGTTTCCTCCGCGGCCTTCGCGATGACGAAGGAAGAGGAAGATGCGGCCTGGAAGAAGGAGCCGGCGTATGGGCGCGTGATTAACGTGGGCTACAACGGCGGACTGTGTCTCGGCACTTTTGGCATTGCCGACATCAAAGGCTTCTACGCCGAAGAGGGGCTGAAAGTCAAGATCACGCGCATGACCAAGGATGTGGATGCCATCGGCACCGGCAAAGTCGACGTGGTGGGCGGCCACATCGCTAAGTTCATCATTCCTACGGTTAACGGCGTGCGCATGAAATTCACGACGGGCATCCACACCGGCTGCAAATCACTGTACGTGCTCGCCAAGGGCGACATCAAGAGCACAAAAGATCTGGTCGGCAAGACGGTGGCTGTGCCGAACGGCATTGGCGACTCCGATCAGAACATCGCCATGCGCTTTTTCAGCCGCGACGGTATCAGTCCCTTCTGCGACATCAAATGGAAGGTCGTTGAAGCGGGAGTCAGCATCATGGCCATGCAGAGCGGAGAGATTGAGGCCGCGCTGCTTGAAGATCAGTTCGCGCGCCGCTTCCTCGACGATGGTACTTTGCGCATCGTGCGTTCGCTGACTTACGACGATGATTTCAAGAAAGAAGCCTGCTGTGTTCATGCCGTCAATCTGGACTTCTACAACGAGAACCCGATCACCGTGAAGAAACTGACTCGCGCTCATGAAAAGGCCAGTCAGTGGATTCTCGACAATATCGACGAGAGCGTCCGCCTCCTGCTCGACCACAAGTACGTCACTGGCGGCTTCGACCTTGTGCAGTCCATTCAGAAAACTCTGGATTATGGCATCAGCGATCAGGCGACGGAAGAGACACTGCGTCTTATCATCCGCGATTACCAAGGCTTTGGCATTCTCGATCCCCGCCTCGATCCCGACAAGATCCTGAAAAAGATCTGGGATCCGGTCTTGCAGCACGATTGATTTTTATGGTGTCGGCACTTTGTTTGAAAGGAGAACATTGCTATGAGCGAAAAGAATGCCGCGGCGGTCAAGTCGCAGATCGATTATAAAAACGCGGCGCGCCAGGCGGCCCTGCGCGGTAAAAAGCTGCGCGAAGCCGCCCCCGAAGCGACGCAGGCTTTTAGCGCCCTCGGGGCCGCCGCGCTGAAAGACGGGGCCTTGTCTTTGAAGACGAAAGAGTTGATCGCGCTGATGCTTGCCCTGCAGTCCCACTGCGAAATGTGCATCAACTCGCACGTCCAGAACGCCATCAAGGCCGGCGTCACGCGCGAAGAGCTGGTCGAAGCGCTTGGCGTCGCCGTCCTTATGGG
It encodes:
- a CDS encoding ABC transporter substrate-binding protein, translated to MNRKRVAVLAGMAVLVSSAAFAMTKEEEDAAWKKEPAYGRVINVGYNGGLCLGTFGIADIKGFYAEEGLKVKITRMTKDVDAIGTGKVDVVGGHIAKFIIPTVNGVRMKFTTGIHTGCKSLYVLAKGDIKSTKDLVGKTVAVPNGIGDSDQNIAMRFFSRDGISPFCDIKWKVVEAGVSIMAMQSGEIEAALLEDQFARRFLDDGTLRIVRSLTYDDDFKKEACCVHAVNLDFYNENPITVKKLTRAHEKASQWILDNIDESVRLLLDHKYVTGGFDLVQSIQKTLDYGISDQATEETLRLIIRDYQGFGILDPRLDPDKILKKIWDPVLQHD
- a CDS encoding carboxymuconolactone decarboxylase family protein translates to MSEKNAAAVKSQIDYKNAARQAALRGKKLREAAPEATQAFSALGAAALKDGALSLKTKELIALMLALQSHCEMCINSHVQNAIKAGVTREELVEALGVAVLMGGGPSSAYAGIVLEAYDQFSAK